A single Nicotiana tabacum cultivar K326 chromosome 5, ASM71507v2, whole genome shotgun sequence DNA region contains:
- the LOC107804989 gene encoding serine/threonine-protein kinase ATG1c → MAQSMNRGGRFMIGDYVIVKQIGTGSFSTVWHGCHRVDGTDVAIKEIATARLDPKLRESLKSEIIILQKINHPNIIRLHDMIEEPGKIYFVLEYCRGGDLSMYIQRRQGRIAEATAKHFMQQLASGLKILRENNLIHRDLKPQNLLLSAADDNSTLKIADFGFARSLQPWVLAETLCGSPLYMAPEIMQLQKYDAKADLWSVGAILFQLVTGKTPFTGNNQIQLLQNIVKSTKLQFPLDAKHLSPHCIDLCQKLLRRYPVERLTFEEFFNHPFLAQKQPDELSRNQQPQRVIDGFSLEKSNPGRSTEETFQEDGLPFILDDDSSSHRGGPSFAGIPQRSSCGFSQDARADRKEFSSAPSKTDPPLDCSNITHKSDTTGFSPSEHGPSEGNLKESSLMDHRLCSKVSDSFELIEKEYVLVSRSLMDSSSSAAASRLSNMQFRSSFSLQASGNIETRVSEPVLTVGPATNRIGPVGRLESSSFVPGASQGSADIIDPLEQPTDGMARIGSLQQFASAITDLVNEKIAAERHLEAFSIELVMLAIWKQALDVCHMQVASAIEGIPNQETTKLREILRESRVGLNIKEDTCNILRPENVYSHIERAFLNEIGKAEELAKHIEPGNTEVPDAMEMIFQSALDLGRKGAVEEYMGRTESAVVFYSKAVRLLAFLQVEAPLLLLNPPFSLTDSDRYRLGSYIDILNNRQSVSRSQIMTLLKCEDRHCSP, encoded by the exons ATGGCTCAATCGATGAACAGAGGTGGGAGGTTTATGATTGGGGATTATGTGATTGTGAAGCAAATCGGGACGGGTTCGTTTTCAACGGTGTGGCACGGGTGCCACCGTGTCGATGGTACAGACGTTGCAATCAAGGAGATTGCTACTGCTAGGCTCGACCCGAAACTCCGGGAGAGCCTCAAGTCGGAAATTATCATTTTGCAGAAGATTAATCATCCTAATATTATTCGTTTGCATGACATGATTGAG GAGCCgggaaaaatatattttgttTTGGAGTACTGCAGAGGAGGTGATCTTTCAATGTACATACAACGACGCCAAGGGAGGATCGCAGAAGCAACTGCAAAACATTTCATGCAGCAGCTAG CATCAGGTCTAAAAATCCTTCGCGAAAACAATCTAATCCATAGGGACCTAAAGCCTCAG AATCTTCTGTTGTCCGCAGCTGATGACAACTCCACCCTGAAGATTGCTGATTTTGGGTTTGCAAG GTCTTTGCAGCCTTGGGTGCTTGCAGAAACTCTATGTGGGTCGCCATTGTACATGGCTCCTGAAATAATGCAGCTTCAGAAGTATGATGCGAAG GCAGATCTCTGGAGTGTTGGTGCCATTCTGTTTCAGCTTGTAACTGGCAAAACCCCGTTTACTGGAAACAATCAAATACAG TTGCTCCAAAACATAGTGAAGTCCACTAAATTGCAGTTTCCTCTAGATGCCAAGCATTTAAGTCCTCATTGCATAGATTTGTGTCAAAAATTATTGCGCCGTTATCCAG TGGAGCGCTTGACATTTGAAGAGTTCTTTAACCACCCATTTCTTGCACAGAAGCAGCCAGATGAGCTGTCTCG GAATCAGCAACCTCAAAGGGTAATAGATGGTTTTTCTCTGGAAAAATCCAATCCTGGAAGGAGCACTGAGGAAACTTTTCAAGAAGATGGTTTACCTTTTATTCTAGATGATGATTCCAGCAGTCATCGTGGTGGTCCTTCTTTTGCTGGAATACCACAGAGATCTTCGTGTGGATTTTCTCAGGATGCAAGAGCTGACAGGAAAGAATTTTCTAGTGCACCAAGCAAAACTGATCCTCCTCTGGATTGTAGTAACATCACACACAAATCAGATACTACTGGTTTTAGCCCTAGCGAACACGGACCTTCAGAAGGGAACCTGAAGGAATCTAGTTTAATGGACCATAGACTATGTTCAAAAG TGTCGGATTCATTCGAGCTGATTGAGAAGGAATATGTCCTTGTATCTAGGTCCCTCATGGACTCATCTTCTTCAGCAGCTGCATCTAGGCTTAGCAATATGCAATTCAGATCAAGTTTTTCTCTGCAAGCCTCTGGGAACATAGAAACTAGAGTAAGTGAGCCGGTGCTTACTGTTGGTCCTGCAACTAATAGAATAGGTCCTGTAGGAAGGTTGGAAAGTTCCTCTTTTGTTCCAGGAGCTTCACAAGGATCCGCAGATATTATAGACCCTCTGGAGCAGCCGACTGATGGCATGGCCAGAATTGGATCACTGCAACAATTTGCTTCTGCTATCACAGATTTAGTAAATGAGAAG ATTGCCGCAGAGAGGCATCTGGAAGCATTTTCAATTGAGCTTGTCATGCTTGCAATATGGAAACAAGCCTTGGATGTATGTCATATGCAAGTGGCATCGGCAATTGAAGGAATTCCAAACCAAGAGACTACCAAATTGAGGGAGATTTTGAGGGAGAGTCGAGTTGGTCTCAACATTAAAGAGGACACTTGTAACATTTTGCGGCCAGAGAATGTGTACTCTCATATTGAAAGAGCATTTCTGAATGAAATTGGGAAGGCAGAGGAACTTGCCAAACATATAGAGCCTG GAAATACAGAGGTGCCAGATGCAATGGAGATGATATTTCAATCTGCGCTTGATCTCGGCAGAAAGGGGGCT GTTGAAGAGTACATGGGTCGGACTGAAAGTGCAGTGGTTTTTTATTCAAAAGCAGTGCGCTTGTTAGCATTCCTTCAGGTGGAAGCACCATTACTTCTTCTAAACCCTCCATTCTCACTGACAGACTCCGATCGCTATAGGCTTGGAAGTTACATTGATATTCTCAATAATAGGCAAAGTgtttcgaggtctcaaatcatgaCTCTCCTCAAGTGTGAGGATCGGCACTGTTCCCCGTGA